From a region of the Candidatus Omnitrophota bacterium genome:
- a CDS encoding DUF134 domain-containing protein, with translation MRPKKTRWVKCEPGERCFRPQCKSSNQLDGVHMTLDEFEAVRLADYEGLTQEAAAKKLKISRPTFSRIIASAYSKIGDALVNIKAIKIEGGCCKITRRKK, from the coding sequence ATGAGACCGAAAAAGACCAGATGGGTTAAATGTGAGCCAGGAGAAAGATGTTTCAGGCCACAGTGTAAGTCATCTAATCAATTAGACGGGGTACACATGACTTTAGATGAGTTTGAGGCAGTAAGATTGGCTGATTATGAAGGATTGACGCAAGAAGCAGCAGCAAAGAAACTAAAAATATCTCGGCCTACCTTTTCAAGAATAATTGCTTCTGCCTATAGTAAAATAGGTGATGCATTGGTAAATATAAAAGCAATAAAGATTGAGGGTGGATGTTGCAAAATTACAAGGAGGAAGAAATGA
- a CDS encoding phytoene/squalene synthase family protein, whose translation MGKVIDQGFKEAEKLTKKHAKTFYFASKFLGLEKRRAAYSIYAICRISDDSVDNANGGLKKLSRIEEKINSAYGLDCSREALLLAFKQTVDKYNIPKNYFDQLIKGMHLDLEKKSYADFKQLYDYCYKVAGVVGLIMLEVFGYRDNKAKQPAVDLGIAMQLTNILRDVKEDLGLGRIYLPQDELKSFGLSQEDLSSEKISDKFITFIKYQIRRARNYYQLADEGIKMITDKRSRFVVCAMSKVYGAILDQIEKNNYDLFFQRASVSRLGKLGLLAKVIIEGKYR comes from the coding sequence ATGGGTAAAGTCATTGATCAAGGATTTAAAGAGGCTGAAAAGCTGACTAAAAAACACGCCAAAACCTTCTATTTTGCCTCGAAATTTCTAGGTTTAGAGAAAAGGCGTGCCGCTTACAGTATATATGCCATTTGTCGGATAAGCGACGACAGCGTAGATAACGCAAACGGCGGCTTAAAAAAATTAAGCCGGATTGAAGAAAAGATAAATTCTGCGTATGGCTTGGATTGCTCCCGGGAAGCTTTGCTTTTAGCTTTTAAGCAGACAGTAGATAAATATAATATACCCAAGAACTATTTTGATCAATTGATAAAAGGTATGCATTTAGATTTGGAAAAGAAAAGTTATGCTGATTTCAAGCAGCTATACGATTATTGCTATAAAGTTGCCGGAGTGGTGGGTTTGATCATGCTTGAGGTTTTTGGTTATCGGGACAATAAGGCAAAACAGCCGGCAGTTGATCTGGGTATTGCCATGCAGCTTACCAATATCCTGCGCGATGTCAAAGAGGATTTAGGCTTAGGCAGAATATACCTACCTCAGGATGAACTAAAAAGTTTTGGCTTGAGCCAGGAGGATTTGAGTTCAGAAAAAATTAGCGATAAGTTTATCACTTTTATTAAATATCAGATTCGGCGGGCCAGAAATTACTATCAATTGGCTGATGAAGGGATTAAGATGATAACCGATAAGCGCTCCAGATTTGTAGTTTGTGCGATGAGCAAGGTATATGGGGCGATCCTTGATCAGATTGAAAAGAATAATTACGATTTGTTTTTCCAGCGGGCTTCGGTGAGCCGCTTAGGTAAATTGGGGCTCTTAGCCAAGGTAATTATTGAAGGAAAATACCGATGA
- the ispH gene encoding 4-hydroxy-3-methylbut-2-enyl diphosphate reductase, with translation MKPKINLAKSAGFCFGVKRAIDIALKSAGDYPLVEMLGDIVHNEDVCRDIAASGIKKVKVLKNGKGKVLLIRAHGSSLKTMKQARGLGYKLIDATCPMVKEIHKIAQGLEKEGRVVIIIGDENHHEVKGIVGNLKRKPLIISNKLSLARLKKIKKAGMVVQSTQNSEKVKKIVKSLRVQIKDLKFFNTICVPTRRKQAEIRILPLKNDVVVIIGSKTSANTRRLYEISRSVNKKSHWVQSDNDLRKEWFKGAKRIGITAGASTPDKVTKKIIEKIRALIGVSS, from the coding sequence ATGAAACCTAAAATCAATCTAGCTAAATCAGCCGGATTTTGTTTTGGTGTAAAAAGAGCAATAGACATTGCTTTAAAGTCTGCCGGAGATTATCCTTTGGTAGAGATGCTCGGTGATATTGTTCACAACGAAGATGTTTGCCGGGATATTGCCGCCTCAGGAATAAAAAAGGTAAAAGTATTAAAAAATGGTAAAGGTAAAGTTTTGCTAATAAGGGCTCACGGGAGCAGCCTCAAGACCATGAAGCAGGCTAGAGGCTTAGGTTATAAGCTGATTGATGCTACTTGTCCGATGGTTAAAGAAATCCATAAAATAGCTCAAGGCCTGGAAAAAGAAGGCAGAGTGGTAATTATTATCGGAGATGAGAATCACCATGAAGTTAAAGGCATTGTGGGAAACCTTAAGCGTAAACCTTTGATTATTAGCAATAAGTTATCTTTAGCCCGACTCAAAAAAATAAAAAAAGCCGGGATGGTAGTGCAGTCAACTCAAAATAGCGAGAAGGTAAAAAAAATAGTTAAAAGTTTAAGGGTTCAGATTAAGGATTTAAAATTTTTTAACACCATCTGTGTTCCTACCCGAAGAAAACAGGCTGAGATTCGAATTTTGCCGCTTAAGAATGATGTAGTTGTTATTATCGGTTCAAAGACCAGCGCTAATACTCGGCGCCTATATGAAATATCACGGTCAGTTAATAAGAAAAGCCATTGGGTTCAGTCAGATAATGACTTAAGAAAAGAATGGTTTAAAGGTGCTAAAAGAATCGGAATAACCGCCGGAGCTTCTACTCCTGATAAAGTCACCAAAAAAATAATTGAGAAAATAAGGGCCTTGATCGGGGTTAGCTCTTAG
- a CDS encoding tetratricopeptide repeat protein — MKKIFFILILLIFFSLPLFALDWINLHQQASTQTLSKNPQSENELYIQGLVYLNEHKDNEAKEVFDKLISQNNNLFEARWGLAEVLRRKKALKQSQEILDQIIQTNPGFSPAYITLAYIKYTQTKFNEAAKLALKVIKQGPEASDIDNFSRAYLIFAGSKGLIASKGGPLSKLINGTQVLPNLKRAEKLRPDAPEVLFGLGNFYFLAPGIAGGNLDKAQDYLKRCLKKDPSFADAYVRLAQVYKAKNNAEQYELYLKKAKAIDPLNELLNDELSGECKFNCQTVEE; from the coding sequence ATGAAAAAAATATTTTTTATTCTTATTCTTTTAATATTCTTCTCCCTGCCATTGTTTGCTTTGGACTGGATAAATCTCCACCAACAGGCCTCGACTCAAACTCTGAGTAAAAATCCTCAATCTGAAAACGAACTATACATCCAGGGATTGGTTTATCTAAACGAACATAAAGACAATGAAGCTAAAGAGGTCTTCGACAAGCTTATTTCCCAAAACAACAACCTCTTTGAAGCCCGCTGGGGCCTAGCTGAAGTCTTGCGGCGTAAAAAAGCCTTAAAACAAAGCCAGGAAATACTTGATCAAATAATCCAAACTAATCCCGGTTTCTCACCGGCCTACATAACTCTTGCCTATATAAAGTATACCCAAACTAAATTCAATGAAGCCGCAAAACTGGCTTTAAAAGTCATAAAACAAGGCCCTGAGGCATCCGATATTGATAACTTTAGCCGGGCTTACCTTATTTTTGCCGGCTCCAAAGGCTTAATCGCTTCAAAGGGCGGACCGCTCTCAAAACTGATAAATGGAACTCAGGTATTACCGAACTTAAAACGGGCTGAAAAGCTACGGCCGGACGCTCCGGAAGTCTTATTTGGCCTAGGCAACTTTTATTTCTTGGCCCCTGGTATTGCCGGCGGTAATCTGGACAAAGCCCAAGACTATTTGAAACGCTGTCTTAAAAAAGATCCCTCGTTTGCCGATGCCTATGTAAGGCTGGCTCAAGTATATAAAGCCAAAAACAATGCCGAACAGTATGAGCTCTATCTTAAAAAAGCAAAAGCCATTGATCCGCTTAACGAACTGCTCAACGATGAGCTCTCGGGAGAATGTAAGTTTAATTGCCAGACAGTAGAAGAATAA
- a CDS encoding polyprenyl synthetase family protein has translation MPDKIKKKVELELKKFATDIDKTYSLSKISPLLFKSIKDFILRKGKRIRPILFVVGYSGFSKKLPAGLYRSALAIELMHDFMLVHDDIIDKSDTRRGKPSMHKLLDKYLKNYKKVKFSGQDLSIVIGDVMYAIAIKAFLAIREDPERKEKALKKFIEAAIYTGSGEFIELLGGIDSIEKITKDNIYRIYDYKTACYTFSTPLASGAILAGAPKKEIDKLFKFGIFLGRAFQIRDDILGMFGDEQKIGKSTLSDLQESKKTLLIWQAYQNSSKAVRMSIKRLLAKSKVSQNDLVKVRRIITESGALDYAEREINSLVKRSQALINSSSISGNYKDFLIKYPEKLLKS, from the coding sequence ATGCCTGATAAAATAAAAAAGAAAGTTGAGCTTGAGCTTAAAAAGTTCGCTACCGATATAGATAAAACCTATTCTTTGAGCAAAATCTCACCGCTGCTGTTTAAATCAATCAAAGATTTTATCCTGCGTAAAGGAAAACGGATCAGGCCGATACTTTTTGTGGTCGGCTATTCGGGATTTAGTAAGAAATTACCTGCCGGATTATACCGCAGTGCTTTGGCTATAGAGCTGATGCATGATTTCATGCTTGTCCATGACGATATAATTGATAAGTCTGATACTCGTCGTGGTAAGCCTTCAATGCATAAATTATTGGATAAATATTTAAAAAACTATAAGAAGGTTAAATTTAGCGGTCAAGATTTAAGTATAGTTATCGGTGATGTAATGTATGCTATTGCTATAAAAGCTTTTCTGGCGATAAGAGAGGACCCGGAACGCAAGGAAAAGGCTTTAAAAAAATTTATCGAGGCGGCTATCTACACTGGTTCAGGAGAGTTTATTGAGCTTTTGGGTGGAATAGATTCGATTGAAAAGATAACTAAAGACAATATTTATCGGATATATGATTATAAGACTGCTTGTTATACTTTTTCTACGCCTTTAGCTAGCGGTGCGATATTAGCCGGAGCCCCTAAAAAAGAAATCGATAAACTATTTAAGTTTGGAATATTTTTGGGAAGGGCTTTTCAGATACGAGATGACATTTTAGGTATGTTTGGCGATGAGCAGAAAATCGGTAAATCAACCCTTTCTGATCTACAGGAGTCAAAAAAGACCCTGCTTATCTGGCAAGCTTATCAGAATAGCAGCAAAGCTGTTAGGATGTCGATAAAAAGATTATTGGCTAAAAGTAAGGTAAGCCAAAACGATTTGGTAAAGGTGCGTCGGATTATTACTGAATCCGGAGCCTTGGATTATGCTGAGAGAGAAATTAATTCTTTGGTTAAAAGATCACAAGCTTTGATAAACTCGTCTTCGATCAGCGGCAACTATAAGGATTTTTTAATTAAATATCCGGAAAAACTGCTAAAGTCTTAA
- the crtI gene encoding phytoene desaturase: MKNKIAIIGAGVGGLATAARLSFKGHPVEVYEKLTCCGGRANIIEDKGFKFDTGPSFVMMPDFFKEVFDYCQEDIKAYLDLKVLDKNYKIFYPDGDSLTIHKDNQKTEAELERIEPGSSKGYKNFIVETGKIYKAVVPLLYRCFRPQDAFNPAYWKLINKLHLGKSYWQLAKKFFKSDKLCYAFTFEAMFIGVSPFKTPAFYSVIGYTDQVDKIAHPIGGMYQIPKALEKMALKFGTKFNYQREITSLEEIKADKFVINADYSFAQSKLLGKKIPDYDYSCSVLLFYWGMKKKIPNLEHHNLFFAQDLRNNLKNIFQNGIVGDDFSFYIHVPTVTDPSLAPEGKDILYILAPVPNLKTFKGDFKIYEDRIRKKVIAKIESLCGFKIEDSIETEHKFYPEDFIKKYSILYGATFGLAHSLKQSAFFRPPNYTSKQKNIYFVGASTQPGGGLPPVIASSRIVADLITKS, encoded by the coding sequence ATGAAAAACAAGATAGCTATTATTGGTGCCGGGGTTGGCGGCTTAGCTACAGCTGCCCGCTTAAGCTTTAAAGGCCACCCGGTAGAAGTCTATGAAAAACTTACCTGTTGTGGCGGCAGAGCCAATATCATAGAAGACAAAGGGTTTAAGTTTGATACCGGGCCTTCTTTTGTGATGATGCCTGACTTCTTTAAAGAAGTCTTTGACTACTGCCAAGAAGATATCAAAGCTTATCTGGACTTAAAAGTCCTGGATAAAAATTATAAAATATTTTATCCTGACGGCGATTCGCTTACTATCCATAAAGACAATCAAAAAACCGAAGCTGAACTGGAAAGGATAGAACCGGGAAGCTCTAAAGGCTATAAAAACTTTATTGTTGAAACCGGTAAAATCTATAAAGCCGTAGTTCCTCTGCTCTATCGCTGTTTCCGGCCCCAGGATGCCTTTAATCCGGCTTACTGGAAACTGATCAACAAACTGCATCTGGGAAAATCTTACTGGCAACTGGCAAAAAAGTTCTTTAAATCCGATAAACTCTGCTACGCTTTTACCTTTGAAGCTATGTTTATCGGCGTCTCCCCTTTTAAGACTCCGGCCTTTTACAGTGTGATCGGTTACACTGACCAAGTCGATAAAATCGCTCACCCCATAGGCGGAATGTACCAAATACCTAAAGCTTTAGAAAAAATGGCTTTGAAATTCGGAACAAAGTTTAACTACCAACGTGAAATAACCTCGCTAGAAGAAATCAAGGCTGATAAATTTGTGATCAATGCCGACTATTCTTTTGCTCAAAGTAAACTACTGGGAAAAAAGATCCCTGATTACGACTATTCCTGCTCAGTGCTCCTGTTCTACTGGGGAATGAAAAAGAAAATACCCAACCTCGAGCATCACAATCTTTTCTTTGCTCAAGACCTAAGAAATAACCTGAAAAATATTTTCCAAAACGGTATTGTGGGCGATGATTTTTCTTTTTATATTCACGTTCCCACAGTCACTGACCCCTCACTGGCCCCTGAAGGAAAGGATATCCTCTATATTTTAGCTCCGGTGCCGAATCTTAAAACATTTAAAGGGGATTTCAAAATCTACGAAGATAGAATAAGAAAAAAAGTTATTGCTAAAATTGAATCACTGTGCGGATTTAAAATTGAAGATTCAATTGAAACCGAACACAAGTTTTACCCCGAAGATTTTATAAAAAAATACAGTATACTCTACGGGGCTACTTTTGGCCTAGCTCACAGCTTAAAACAAAGTGCTTTTTTCAGACCGCCTAACTACACCTCTAAACAAAAAAACATTTATTTTGTAGGGGCCAGCACCCAGCCTGGGGGCGGACTACCTCCAGTTATTGCCTCATCACGAATAGTGGCTGATTTGATTACTAAGAGCTAA
- a CDS encoding aromatic aminobenezylarsenical efflux permease ArsG family transporter: MIEIVLPLVSALWFGILTSISPCPFATNIAAISFLSKRINHPKQVLQSSLAYTVGRMLTYAVLGSIIITSLVSIPIVANFLQKYMNKILGPILLMVGLSLLDILKINALRFSISKDKQTALSESGARGAFVLGAVFALSFCPIAAALFFGSLIPLALKSPHGIILPFFYGIGTGIPVVVFALGIAAGVTSFSKWFHKVAVLELYTRKITGIIFILVGIYFIWNYTVVNTLW, encoded by the coding sequence ATGATTGAAATTGTGCTACCATTGGTTTCTGCATTGTGGTTTGGAATTCTCACCTCAATAAGTCCCTGTCCTTTTGCTACAAATATAGCGGCTATATCATTTCTATCAAAAAGAATAAATCATCCAAAACAAGTATTGCAATCAAGCCTTGCTTATACTGTTGGGCGTATGCTTACCTATGCGGTGTTAGGATCTATTATCATAACTTCTTTGGTTAGTATTCCGATAGTAGCTAATTTTTTGCAGAAATACATGAATAAGATTTTGGGTCCTATTTTGCTAATGGTTGGATTGTCTTTGCTAGATATACTAAAAATAAATGCTTTGAGATTCTCAATTTCTAAAGACAAGCAGACAGCATTGTCAGAATCAGGAGCCAGGGGGGCTTTTGTTCTTGGGGCAGTGTTTGCTTTATCTTTTTGTCCAATAGCGGCAGCCCTATTTTTCGGCAGCTTAATCCCTCTTGCTTTAAAGAGTCCTCATGGGATTATTTTACCTTTTTTCTATGGTATAGGTACAGGTATTCCTGTAGTTGTATTTGCCTTGGGAATTGCTGCGGGTGTTACTTCTTTTTCGAAATGGTTCCATAAAGTAGCGGTGCTAGAATTATACACGAGGAAGATTACGGGCATTATATTCATACTTGTTGGGATTTATTTTATTTGGAATTATACTGTTGTTAATACATTATGGTGA
- a CDS encoding lycopene cyclase domain-containing protein: protein MKEYTLLAISSVVLTIIWNNLSGVKLFKKKIFYLFLFIIFLFKLLVNGALTKTIVLYNPDFFLGLRLGTIPLEDFLFGFSMVTLSIIFWEQFKKQ from the coding sequence ATGAAAGAATATACTCTCTTAGCTATAAGTTCGGTGGTTTTAACTATTATCTGGAATAATTTAAGCGGAGTAAAGCTGTTTAAAAAGAAAATTTTTTATTTATTTCTTTTTATAATCTTTCTGTTTAAACTCCTAGTCAATGGAGCCCTAACTAAAACTATTGTTTTATATAATCCCGATTTCTTTTTGGGCTTAAGACTGGGCACCATCCCCCTGGAAGACTTTCTTTTTGGCTTTAGCATGGTCACTCTCTCTATAATATTCTGGGAACAGTTTAAAAAGCAATGA
- a CDS encoding nitrophenyl compound nitroreductase subunit ArsF family protein: MAFGEDTKIIAYYFHGNARCVTCYKMEQYAKEAIEENFKDELVKGLLVFKEVNIEEKENKHFVDEYQLYTKTLVISYIEDGKEIKHKKLTKIWEYVRDKKKFFNYVTTEISTYLKDI; encoded by the coding sequence ATGGCGTTTGGTGAAGATACTAAAATAATTGCGTATTATTTTCACGGCAATGCACGTTGCGTGACTTGTTATAAGATGGAGCAGTATGCAAAGGAAGCAATTGAAGAAAATTTTAAAGACGAGCTGGTTAAGGGCTTGTTGGTCTTTAAGGAAGTGAATATTGAAGAAAAAGAGAATAAGCATTTCGTGGATGAATACCAACTCTACACAAAAACTCTTGTAATTTCATACATTGAAGATGGCAAAGAAATAAAGCATAAGAAACTTACCAAAATATGGGAATATGTAAGAGATAAAAAGAAATTTTTTAACTATGTCACAACTGAAATTAGCACTTACTTAAAGGATATTTAG
- a CDS encoding prenyltransferase, protein MGSSNIKNYTRALRLPFVTASLFPFIFGSLLSFSSWLNFILGLTCAIATHLGANLINDYADSKSGADWQDTKFYRFFGGSKLIQEGVFSEKFYLKNAIFAFLLALACVLILAARFKNLSVLGYYLFILFLGFSYSHKPLKFSYHRLGELIIFLLFGPALVMGALFIQTQHFPTLQGFLLSIPLGIFTTAILFANEIPDYLDDRKANKFTLVSLFGPKKSYIFYYLLLLVGFSSIIINVILGYLDWPALLALALALLGYKAGKILKENYADKTKLINSAKMTIALHSLVSIILILSLIL, encoded by the coding sequence ATGGGCAGTTCAAATATTAAAAACTATACAAGAGCCTTAAGGCTTCCCTTTGTCACTGCTAGCCTATTTCCTTTTATTTTCGGATCATTATTGAGCTTCTCCTCCTGGCTAAACTTTATTCTCGGCTTAACTTGCGCTATCGCCACTCACCTAGGAGCCAATCTAATCAATGACTATGCCGACTCAAAATCCGGAGCTGACTGGCAAGATACAAAGTTTTACCGCTTTTTCGGCGGCTCTAAATTAATTCAGGAAGGAGTCTTTTCGGAAAAGTTTTACCTAAAAAATGCGATTTTTGCTTTTTTACTGGCCTTAGCCTGTGTTCTGATTCTAGCAGCACGATTTAAAAATTTATCAGTGTTAGGTTATTATTTATTTATCTTGTTTTTGGGCTTTTCCTATTCCCATAAACCGCTTAAATTTTCTTACCACCGCCTCGGTGAATTGATTATTTTTCTTCTTTTCGGACCGGCTCTGGTCATGGGTGCTTTATTTATCCAAACCCAACATTTTCCTACCTTGCAAGGTTTTCTGCTTTCAATACCCTTAGGAATATTTACCACGGCGATTCTTTTTGCCAATGAAATACCTGATTATCTAGATGACCGAAAAGCTAATAAATTTACTTTAGTCAGCTTGTTCGGACCGAAAAAATCATATATATTTTATTATCTTCTCTTGCTCGTGGGCTTTTCCTCAATAATTATTAATGTTATCCTAGGCTATCTGGACTGGCCGGCGCTTTTGGCTCTTGCCTTAGCCTTACTTGGTTATAAAGCCGGCAAAATATTAAAAGAAAACTACGCCGACAAAACAAAACTAATAAATTCGGCTAAAATGACCATAGCTTTACATAGCCTGGTAAGTATAATTTTAATTTTAAGTCTGATCTTATGA
- a CDS encoding lycopene cyclase domain-containing protein — translation MSDYLKVLILSVLVPFACSFYRPLRFYENLKALLVSVGLVVLIFGAWDILATARGHWHFNPQGVGSLKIINLPLEEVLFFIVIPFCCIFTWEAINYIKNKIQ, via the coding sequence ATGTCAGATTATTTAAAGGTTTTAATCCTTTCAGTTCTGGTTCCTTTTGCCTGCAGCTTCTACCGGCCACTGAGGTTTTATGAAAATCTAAAAGCCTTGCTTGTTAGTGTAGGCTTAGTGGTCCTGATTTTTGGAGCCTGGGACATCTTAGCTACAGCCCGCGGCCACTGGCATTTCAATCCTCAAGGAGTAGGATCGCTAAAAATAATTAACTTACCCCTAGAAGAAGTATTATTCTTTATAGTTATTCCTTTTTGCTGTATTTTTACCTGGGAAGCAATAAACTATATTAAAAATAAAATCCAATGA
- a CDS encoding permease, whose product MLQPIIDWLVYSVFGLAPESRLAGVTNFFLYDAIKILLLLFFMIAAIGFVRTYISQNKIKNWIGKKKVLGNLFASLFGSITPFCSCSSIPIFLSFLEAGIPLGATFSFLITSPLINEYLVIVMLGFFGWKITLFYVLSGIIIGVFSGVILGKMNLERYLVKGLVSEDKQVIKEVDYKGIRDRLAFGIDEAKSITKKLWMWVLLGVGIGAFIHNYIPQETIHTIISKTGLFSVPIAAILGVPMYGSCAAIVPIAVVLFKKGVPLGTALAFMMATAALSFPEAIILRRAMKLQLITIFFGITTVAIIITGYLFNMLQLVM is encoded by the coding sequence ATGCTGCAGCCGATAATAGATTGGTTAGTTTATTCTGTTTTTGGCTTGGCCCCGGAGTCAAGATTGGCAGGAGTAACTAATTTCTTTTTGTATGACGCTATTAAAATACTATTACTGTTGTTTTTCATGATAGCAGCCATCGGTTTTGTTAGAACTTACATATCTCAGAATAAGATTAAGAATTGGATTGGTAAGAAGAAAGTTCTCGGTAATCTTTTTGCTTCGCTTTTTGGTTCAATAACTCCATTTTGTTCATGTTCATCTATACCTATTTTTTTGAGTTTTTTAGAAGCCGGTATCCCCTTAGGGGCTACGTTTTCTTTTTTGATAACTTCACCCTTGATTAATGAGTATTTGGTAATAGTAATGCTTGGTTTTTTCGGATGGAAAATTACTCTTTTTTATGTATTAAGCGGAATTATAATAGGTGTTTTCTCAGGGGTAATTCTGGGGAAGATGAACTTAGAGAGATATCTTGTTAAAGGCTTAGTCTCAGAAGATAAACAAGTGATTAAAGAGGTAGATTACAAAGGGATAAGAGATAGGCTTGCTTTTGGAATAGATGAGGCCAAATCTATTACAAAAAAATTATGGATGTGGGTATTATTAGGCGTAGGTATAGGTGCTTTTATCCATAACTATATCCCCCAAGAAACAATACATACAATAATAAGTAAAACAGGCCTATTTTCAGTGCCTATCGCAGCTATTTTAGGTGTGCCAATGTATGGGAGTTGTGCGGCAATTGTGCCGATAGCGGTGGTTTTATTTAAAAAAGGTGTTCCTCTGGGGACAGCGCTTGCTTTTATGATGGCAACAGCTGCCTTGAGTTTTCCGGAAGCGATAATCTTAAGGAGAGCAATGAAATTGCAGTTAATAACAATCTTTTTTGGAATAACAACGGTGGCGATAATTATTACAGGATATTTATTCAATATGCTTCAATTGGTAATGTAA
- a CDS encoding MBL fold metallo-hydrolase, which translates to MNKDFSMKQFTAGSCYSYILGSQNQALVIDPHISLQEDYLNYLKKKKLNLKYIIDTHTHADHFSLAANLKKLLKVPVLMHEKVISEVVDQKLKDGDTIALATKQFKVVYAPGHTDDTIAIYGEGRLFTGDVLLIGSVGRTDFQNGSPEAMFETLQRFKNFPGDTIIFPSHDYNGKVSSTIAKEKNNNPFMRQISKDKFVSDARSKQLPKPFNIDNIIRVNQKGEATTLEMVSAGEAKEYASKDSNLKFLDVRSALEFNESHIKDSINIPIDMLNSKIKDLSQTDRSYIVFCRTGNRSPMAADMLLQSGIVSVKVMKGGLIAWQKQKFPVLKGESSVSLERQVRVVAGILMLLGIVLAYFLHSGFIWISIWVACALIFAGVTNSCLMGMLLMKLPYNKKIYKSKIGGGTCSISQ; encoded by the coding sequence ATGAATAAAGATTTTTCAATGAAACAATTTACTGCTGGAAGTTGCTATTCTTATATTTTAGGCTCGCAAAATCAAGCCTTAGTTATCGATCCACATATAAGCCTTCAGGAAGACTATCTCAATTATCTTAAAAAAAAGAAACTAAACTTAAAGTATATAATCGATACCCATACTCATGCTGATCATTTTTCTTTAGCGGCAAATTTGAAGAAATTGCTTAAAGTACCTGTTTTGATGCACGAAAAAGTAATTTCCGAAGTAGTTGATCAAAAGCTTAAAGATGGGGATACTATAGCTTTAGCAACAAAGCAGTTTAAGGTTGTATATGCTCCTGGTCACACCGATGATACCATAGCTATTTACGGAGAGGGTCGATTATTTACCGGTGACGTTCTTCTGATCGGAAGTGTCGGGAGAACCGATTTTCAAAATGGGTCTCCGGAAGCAATGTTTGAAACTTTACAGAGGTTTAAGAATTTTCCGGGAGACACTATTATTTTTCCTTCGCACGACTACAACGGGAAGGTTTCATCTACTATTGCCAAGGAAAAAAATAATAATCCTTTTATGCGCCAAATCAGTAAAGATAAGTTTGTCAGCGACGCTCGTTCAAAGCAGCTTCCTAAACCATTTAATATTGATAATATCATTAGGGTTAATCAGAAAGGGGAAGCTACGACCTTAGAGATGGTTTCAGCTGGTGAAGCTAAAGAGTATGCTTCTAAAGACTCTAATTTGAAGTTTTTAGATGTGCGTTCAGCATTAGAGTTTAATGAGTCCCATATTAAGGATTCAATCAATATTCCAATAGATATGTTGAATTCTAAAATAAAAGATTTAAGTCAGACTGATCGATCGTATATAGTGTTTTGTCGTACCGGAAACCGTTCTCCGATGGCTGCTGATATGTTATTGCAGTCTGGCATTGTTTCGGTTAAAGTAATGAAGGGAGGCTTAATTGCCTGGCAAAAGCAGAAATTTCCGGTCCTCAAAGGGGAGTCTTCGGTGTCTTTGGAGCGACAAGTGAGAGTTGTTGCTGGAATTTTGATGTTGTTAGGGATAGTTTTAGCTTACTTTTTACATAGTGGTTTTATTTGGATTTCAATATGGGTTGCTTGTGCTTTAATTTTTGCCGGGGTAACTAATAGTTGCCTTATGGGAATGTTGCTGATGAAGCTTCCTTATAACAAAAAGATATACAAGTCGAAAATCGGCGGTGGAACTTGTTCAATCAGTCAATGA